One Micromonospora sp. WMMD812 genomic window carries:
- a CDS encoding uracil-DNA glycosylase: MAEPRTPGEVVDRAARATDLADLDAAVSDCFACPRLVDWREEVARTRRAAFRDQRYWGRPVPGFGPPDARIAILGLAPAAHGGNRTGRIFTGDRSGDVLFAALHRAGLANQPTSVAADDGLALRDTRIFAAVRCAPPDNKPTPEERDTCAPWLHREVTLIRPTLRVVVALGAFAWAAWWPTLRQVYGVRPPSPRPTFAHGAHWSGTAAPDLLGCYHVSQQNTFTGRLTPGMLDDVFARAKQLAGVD, encoded by the coding sequence TTGGCTGAGCCGCGTACGCCGGGGGAGGTGGTCGACCGCGCCGCGCGGGCGACCGACCTGGCCGACCTCGATGCGGCGGTGAGCGACTGCTTCGCCTGCCCCCGACTGGTCGACTGGCGGGAGGAGGTCGCCCGGACCCGAAGGGCGGCCTTTCGCGACCAGCGGTACTGGGGCCGTCCGGTGCCTGGGTTCGGCCCGCCGGACGCGCGGATCGCCATCCTCGGGCTGGCACCGGCCGCGCACGGCGGCAACCGCACCGGCCGGATCTTCACCGGGGACCGGTCCGGCGACGTGCTCTTCGCCGCGCTGCACCGTGCCGGCCTGGCCAACCAGCCGACCAGCGTCGCCGCCGACGACGGGCTCGCGCTGCGGGACACCCGCATCTTCGCCGCGGTGCGCTGCGCCCCGCCGGACAACAAGCCGACGCCCGAGGAGCGGGACACGTGTGCACCCTGGCTGCACCGCGAGGTGACGCTGATCCGTCCCACGCTGCGGGTCGTGGTCGCGCTGGGCGCGTTCGCCTGGGCTGCCTGGTGGCCGACGCTGCGTCAGGTGTACGGGGTCCGTCCGCCCAGCCCGCGACCGACCTTTGCGCATGGGGCACACTGGTCCGGCACGGCCGCACCGGATCTGCTCGGCTGCTACCACGTCAGCCAGCAGAACACCTTCACGGGACGGCTGACACCAGGAATGCTGGACGACGTGTTCGCCCGGGCGAAGCAGTTGGCCGGAGTGGACTGA
- a CDS encoding SGNH/GDSL hydrolase family protein — translation MSEQDMATRLAGRLGRAAVLSLIAGTVGGAALLAGEAFVARHRRYAQPELGLALRATIGRAGAPPLRLVLLGDSSALGVGVDRLEDTIGGQLANLLAEGPAGRLVHLSSVGVSGSRSTDLATQVARALLGERPDVALILIGANDATGMRRPADAAAYLGSAVHRLREARVEVVVGTCPDLGAVRAIAPPLRQLVGWSGRRVAHAQTAAVLDAGGSVVDLATETGPVFRADAGTFCHDGFHPSADGYRVWAHALLPAVAAAAAVASRH, via the coding sequence ATGAGCGAGCAGGACATGGCCACCAGGCTCGCCGGCCGGCTCGGCCGGGCGGCGGTGCTCTCCCTGATCGCCGGTACGGTGGGCGGTGCCGCGCTCCTCGCCGGCGAGGCGTTCGTCGCCCGGCACCGGCGCTACGCCCAGCCGGAGCTCGGGCTGGCCCTGCGCGCCACGATCGGCCGGGCCGGCGCGCCGCCGCTACGGCTGGTCCTGCTCGGCGACTCGTCCGCCCTCGGCGTCGGGGTCGACCGCCTGGAGGACACCATCGGCGGCCAGCTGGCCAACCTGCTGGCCGAGGGCCCCGCCGGCCGCCTGGTGCACCTGTCCAGCGTCGGGGTGTCCGGCTCCCGCTCGACCGACCTCGCCACCCAGGTGGCCCGGGCCCTGCTCGGCGAGCGTCCGGACGTGGCGCTGATCCTGATCGGCGCGAACGACGCCACCGGGATGCGCCGGCCGGCCGACGCGGCGGCGTACCTCGGGTCGGCCGTGCACCGACTGCGCGAGGCGCGGGTGGAGGTCGTGGTCGGCACCTGCCCGGATCTCGGCGCGGTCCGCGCGATCGCCCCGCCGCTGCGCCAGCTGGTCGGCTGGTCGGGGCGGCGGGTCGCCCACGCCCAGACGGCGGCCGTGCTGGACGCCGGCGGGTCCGTGGTCGACCTGGCCACCGAGACCGGCCCGGTGTTCCGCGCCGACGCCGGCACGTTCTGCCACGACGGCTTCCACCCCTCCGCCGACGGCTACCGGGTCTGGGCGCACGCGTTGCTGCCCGCGGTCGCCGCCGCCGCGGCGGTCGCCTCCCGGCACTGA
- a CDS encoding NAD(P)/FAD-dependent oxidoreductase, translated as MNPKRILVVGAGHVGLYAALRLSKKLSVREAEVIVVDPQPHMTYQPFLPEASAGNISPRHAVVPLRRELRRCKVVAGTITRIEHDRKVATVQPISGPTREIAYDHVIVAPGSVSRTLPIPGLHEHGIGFKTIGEAIYLRNHVLDRLDVAAVTPDPEVRRTALTFVFVGGGYAGIEALAEMEDMARDALRYYPELEPDEMRWVLVEATQRVLPEVDRDMGAYTVQQLLKRNMDIRLDTRLESCVDGVVKLSDGDSFAADTIVWTAGVKPSPLLDRTDFPRDERRRVTCLPTLQVVDGDRVVEGAWSAGDCAAVPDLTGPPGAYCSPSAQHAVRQAARMADNIKEVIRGREPVEYRHKHVGSVASLGLHKGVAQVYGVKMTGWPAWFMHRTYHMSRIPSFNRKVRVVVDWSLAFFLKREVVALGQLHDPREEFAEASQPVGARQS; from the coding sequence GTGAATCCGAAGCGGATCCTTGTGGTGGGTGCCGGGCACGTCGGCCTGTACGCGGCCCTGCGCCTGTCGAAGAAGCTCAGCGTCCGTGAGGCTGAGGTCATCGTGGTTGACCCGCAGCCACACATGACCTACCAGCCGTTCCTGCCGGAGGCCTCGGCGGGCAACATCTCCCCCCGCCACGCGGTGGTGCCGCTGCGACGGGAGTTGCGGCGGTGCAAGGTGGTGGCGGGTACGATCACGCGGATCGAGCACGACCGCAAGGTCGCCACGGTCCAGCCGATCTCCGGCCCCACCCGGGAGATCGCGTACGACCACGTGATCGTGGCCCCCGGTTCGGTGTCCCGGACGCTGCCGATCCCCGGCCTGCACGAGCACGGCATCGGGTTCAAGACCATCGGTGAGGCGATCTACCTCCGCAACCACGTGCTGGACCGGCTCGACGTCGCGGCCGTCACGCCGGACCCGGAGGTCCGCCGGACCGCGCTGACCTTCGTCTTCGTCGGCGGTGGCTATGCCGGCATCGAGGCGCTCGCCGAGATGGAGGACATGGCCCGCGACGCGCTGCGGTACTACCCGGAGCTCGAGCCGGACGAAATGCGCTGGGTGCTGGTCGAGGCCACCCAGCGGGTGCTGCCCGAGGTGGATCGGGACATGGGCGCCTACACGGTGCAGCAGCTGCTCAAGCGGAACATGGACATCCGACTGGACACCCGGCTCGAGTCCTGCGTCGACGGGGTGGTCAAGCTCTCCGACGGGGACAGCTTCGCCGCCGACACCATCGTCTGGACGGCGGGCGTCAAGCCGTCGCCGCTGCTGGACAGGACCGACTTCCCGCGCGACGAGCGGCGCCGGGTCACCTGCCTGCCGACCCTCCAGGTGGTCGACGGCGACCGGGTGGTCGAGGGCGCGTGGAGCGCGGGCGACTGCGCCGCGGTGCCGGACCTGACCGGCCCGCCCGGGGCGTACTGCTCGCCGAGCGCCCAGCACGCGGTGCGTCAGGCCGCCCGGATGGCGGACAACATCAAGGAGGTCATCCGGGGCCGGGAGCCGGTGGAGTACCGGCACAAGCACGTCGGCAGCGTGGCCAGCCTGGGCCTGCACAAGGGCGTGGCCCAGGTGTACGGCGTCAAGATGACCGGCTGGCCGGCGTGGTTCATGCACCGGACGTACCACATGAGCCGGATCCCCTCCTTCAACCGGAAGGTCCGGGTGGTCGTCGACTGGTCCCTGGCCTTCTTCCTGAAGCGCGAGGTGGTCGCGCTCGGCCAGCTGCACGACCCGCGCGAGGAGTTCGCCGAGGCGTCCCAGCCGGTCGGCGCCCGCCAGAGCTGA
- a CDS encoding DUF58 domain-containing protein: protein MAGPRAEQEPAATGGWAPTRALGRAVLVTGLLLVAAVVLGRIDLIVLAAPFALGTAYALRRRPAAPPEVWVAADEGHLIEGGELTGSVTIGNPDTVDYEVAVVRTRVSPWLRIDRVGFAGGAAAGGRAVADRPFVTSVPATSAVDLELTGTALRWGRHPVGPAGARVAVAGGLLVSRAVITEPVRVRVYPKTEPFEAVEAMPRAAGLVGAHHSRRPGEGGELAGVRIFAPGDRLRRIDWRVSLRARQLHVAATLSDRDAEVVVLLDVLAEAGRSGGVSGAASVLDTTVRAAAAIAEHYLHRGDRVSLLEYGPTARRLRPATGRRQYLTVLEWLLDVHVEPSRHEPYDLVFGPQLLSADALVVVLTPLLDERSAQMLARLARSGRFVVAVDTLPADLTAPKDRGWAEVAYRLWRLDRDTMIAQLREHGVPVVGWAGAGSLDQVLRDVARLATAPRVGGR, encoded by the coding sequence ATGGCGGGGCCGCGCGCGGAGCAGGAGCCGGCGGCGACCGGCGGCTGGGCGCCCACTCGGGCGCTCGGCCGCGCCGTGCTGGTCACCGGCCTGCTGCTGGTGGCCGCGGTCGTGCTCGGGCGTATCGACCTGATCGTGCTGGCCGCGCCGTTCGCGCTCGGCACCGCGTACGCGCTGCGCCGCCGGCCCGCGGCGCCGCCCGAGGTGTGGGTCGCCGCCGACGAGGGGCACCTGATCGAGGGCGGCGAACTGACCGGGTCGGTGACCATCGGCAACCCGGACACGGTCGACTACGAGGTGGCCGTAGTGCGGACCCGCGTCTCGCCGTGGCTGCGGATCGACCGGGTCGGGTTCGCCGGTGGCGCCGCGGCGGGCGGCCGGGCGGTGGCCGACCGGCCGTTCGTGACGTCGGTGCCCGCCACCTCTGCGGTCGACCTGGAGCTGACCGGCACCGCCCTGCGCTGGGGACGGCATCCGGTCGGTCCCGCCGGCGCGCGGGTCGCGGTCGCCGGTGGGCTGCTGGTCTCCCGGGCGGTGATCACCGAGCCGGTCCGGGTCCGGGTCTACCCGAAGACGGAGCCGTTCGAGGCGGTGGAGGCGATGCCCCGGGCCGCCGGGCTGGTCGGCGCGCACCACTCCCGACGGCCGGGCGAGGGCGGTGAGCTGGCCGGTGTCCGGATCTTCGCGCCGGGTGACCGGCTGCGCCGGATCGACTGGCGGGTCTCGCTGCGTGCCCGGCAGCTGCACGTGGCCGCCACCCTCTCCGACCGGGACGCGGAGGTGGTGGTGCTGCTGGACGTGCTCGCCGAGGCCGGCCGCTCGGGCGGCGTGTCCGGTGCCGCCTCGGTGCTGGACACCACCGTACGAGCCGCGGCCGCGATCGCCGAGCACTACCTGCACCGGGGCGACCGGGTGTCGCTGCTGGAGTACGGGCCGACGGCCCGCCGGCTGCGCCCCGCGACCGGCCGCCGCCAGTACCTCACCGTGTTGGAGTGGCTCCTCGACGTCCACGTGGAGCCTAGCCGGCACGAGCCGTACGACCTGGTCTTCGGTCCGCAGTTGCTTTCCGCGGACGCGCTGGTGGTGGTGCTGACCCCGCTGCTGGACGAACGGTCGGCGCAGATGCTGGCGAGGCTGGCTCGCTCCGGCCGGTTCGTGGTGGCGGTGGACACCCTGCCCGCCGACCTCACCGCGCCGAAGGATCGGGGCTGGGCCGAGGTGGCGTACCGGCTGTGGCGGTTGGACCGGGACACGATGATCGCGCAACTGCGCGAGCACGGCGTGCCGGTGGTGGGCTGGGCCGGCGCGGGCAGCCTGGACCAGGTGCTGCGCGACGTAGCCCGGTTGGCGACCGCCCCACGCGTTGGTGGCCGGTGA
- a CDS encoding Bax inhibitor-1/YccA family protein: protein MRSTNPVLNRLDETTRLESRVLGVGAAEEMTVDDVVVRTVGLLLLTGATALVSWLFVPEAAWVPAALAGSALASIALALVISLRAITNPLPMVAYAVVQGLLLGVASRAFELVYPGIVSQAVAGTFGVFLGMALLYRARLIRATPRLARLVIGTLLGIVAISVVNLVVYLVTGRQGLEVYSLTGEVGGLAYVFAVVAIIAGAFSFILDFDLVERSVRAGRPRRYAWLCAFGLLTGLVFLYWQLLRLLSYLRR, encoded by the coding sequence GTGCGCAGTACCAACCCGGTGCTGAACCGGCTCGACGAGACCACCCGGCTGGAGAGCCGGGTGCTCGGCGTCGGCGCCGCGGAGGAGATGACCGTCGACGACGTGGTGGTCCGGACGGTCGGGCTGCTTCTGCTCACCGGCGCCACCGCGCTGGTGTCCTGGCTGTTCGTGCCGGAGGCGGCCTGGGTGCCGGCCGCGCTCGCCGGCAGCGCCCTCGCCTCGATCGCGTTGGCCCTAGTCATCTCGCTGCGGGCGATCACCAACCCGCTGCCGATGGTCGCGTACGCGGTCGTCCAGGGGCTGCTGCTGGGCGTCGCGAGCCGGGCGTTCGAGCTGGTCTACCCGGGCATCGTGTCGCAGGCGGTGGCCGGGACGTTCGGCGTCTTCCTCGGCATGGCGCTGCTCTACCGGGCGCGGCTGATCCGGGCGACGCCCCGGCTGGCCCGGCTGGTCATCGGCACCCTGCTCGGGATCGTCGCGATCAGCGTGGTGAACCTGGTGGTCTACCTGGTCACGGGGCGGCAGGGGCTGGAGGTCTACAGCCTGACCGGCGAGGTGGGCGGGCTGGCGTACGTGTTCGCGGTGGTGGCGATCATCGCCGGGGCGTTCAGCTTCATCCTCGACTTCGACCTCGTCGAGCGGTCGGTCCGGGCCGGCCGACCCCGCCGGTACGCGTGGCTCTGCGCGTTCGGGCTGCTCACCGGCCTGGTCTTCCTCTACTGGCAGCTGCTGCGACTGCTCAGCTACCTGCGCCGGTGA
- a CDS encoding DUF4129 domain-containing protein, producing the protein MTDGTRRPTPYPSAADGGPRAGLGLLRRWWPVGVVALLLAATALAASHSSIGASRIPPAAEDIPFVPEYPTAEPPPSIPVEPRDAAEATQPHVPQWILTAAVVLLGLAVLGAIGYLAWALLRGARRRSTRALPRQRARRSSAGTTDEVVAAVDAGLVDLDDRDTDPRVAVIACWVRLEEAAAAAGVPRLAGDTPTDLVTRLLRGDPAAGVPAIVSADVLGEFAHVYREARYATRPVDERTRDQARTALRRLRGELTTATPGEAQS; encoded by the coding sequence ATGACGGACGGAACGCGCCGGCCCACGCCGTACCCCTCGGCGGCGGACGGCGGGCCACGGGCCGGTCTCGGCCTGTTGCGTCGCTGGTGGCCGGTCGGCGTGGTGGCCCTGCTGCTCGCCGCCACCGCGCTGGCCGCGTCGCACTCGTCGATCGGGGCGTCCCGGATCCCGCCGGCGGCGGAGGACATTCCGTTCGTGCCCGAATATCCGACGGCGGAGCCGCCGCCGTCCATCCCGGTCGAGCCGCGCGACGCCGCCGAGGCCACCCAACCGCACGTCCCGCAGTGGATCCTCACCGCCGCGGTCGTGCTGCTCGGGCTGGCCGTCCTCGGCGCGATCGGCTACCTGGCCTGGGCGCTGCTCCGTGGCGCGCGGCGCCGCAGCACCCGGGCGTTGCCACGGCAGCGGGCCCGGCGCAGCTCCGCGGGCACCACCGACGAGGTGGTGGCGGCCGTGGACGCCGGCCTGGTCGACCTGGACGACCGGGACACCGACCCTCGGGTCGCGGTCATCGCCTGCTGGGTCCGCCTCGAGGAGGCCGCCGCCGCGGCCGGCGTCCCCCGACTGGCCGGCGACACCCCCACCGACCTGGTCACCCGGTTGCTTCGCGGCGACCCCGCGGCCGGCGTGCCGGCGATCGTCAGCGCCGACGTGCTGGGCGAGTTCGCGCACGTCTACCGGGAGGCCCGCTACGCGACCCGGCCGGTCGACGAGCGCACCCGGGACCAGGCACGGACCGCGCTGCGCCGGCTGCGCGGCGAGCTCACGACGGCGACGCCGGGCGAGGCGCAGTCGTGA
- a CDS encoding Bax inhibitor-1/YccA family protein, with protein sequence MKTSNPVLARLGQAAERERSAGYAPTGPYGAPGIPQQYPTGAGYPAAPPTVAPMSIDDVVIKTVTLLGIVGVMATAAWVLVPDALVGVAWIGAAMVGLVLGLIISFSRMANPALVVTYAVVEGVFVGMVSKFFETRYDGIVLQAAVASFGIFFLMALLYKVRAIRATPAFVKGVTAAIVGLFAVMLINFVLSLFGVNTGLRDGSPLAIGFSLVVIVVAALSFVLSFKEVEDGVRMGLPQRYSWVAAFGILVSLVWLYIEILRLLSYFQGDD encoded by the coding sequence GTGAAGACCTCGAACCCGGTGCTCGCCCGGCTCGGCCAGGCGGCCGAGCGGGAGCGCTCCGCCGGGTACGCCCCGACCGGGCCGTACGGCGCGCCCGGCATTCCCCAGCAGTACCCGACCGGGGCCGGCTACCCGGCCGCGCCGCCGACCGTGGCGCCCATGTCCATCGACGACGTGGTGATCAAGACCGTCACCCTGCTCGGCATCGTCGGCGTCATGGCCACGGCCGCCTGGGTGCTGGTCCCCGACGCGCTGGTCGGCGTCGCCTGGATCGGTGCCGCGATGGTCGGCCTGGTCCTCGGCCTGATCATCTCGTTCTCCCGGATGGCGAACCCGGCGCTGGTCGTCACGTACGCCGTCGTCGAGGGCGTGTTCGTCGGCATGGTCAGCAAGTTCTTCGAGACCCGCTACGACGGCATCGTGCTGCAGGCCGCGGTCGCGAGCTTCGGCATCTTCTTCCTGATGGCCCTGCTCTACAAGGTGCGGGCCATCCGGGCGACCCCGGCGTTCGTCAAGGGCGTGACGGCGGCGATCGTCGGCCTCTTCGCGGTGATGCTGATCAACTTCGTGCTGTCCCTGTTCGGCGTCAACACCGGCCTGCGCGACGGCAGCCCGCTGGCCATCGGGTTCAGCCTGGTCGTCATCGTGGTCGCCGCGCTGAGCTTCGTGCTCAGCTTCAAGGAGGTCGAGGACGGCGTCCGGATGGGCCTGCCGCAGCGCTACTCCTGGGTCGCCGCCTTCGGCATCCTGGTCAGCCTGGTCTGGCTCTACATCGAGATCCTGCGCCTGCTGAGCTACTTCCAGGGCGACGACTGA
- a CDS encoding acetyl-CoA C-acetyltransferase yields MSTESSRDAVIVATARSPIGRAHKGSLRDVRPDDLAATIVRAALDKIPQLDPTEIDDLYLGCGLPGGEQGFNMARVVATLMGLDGLPGATLTRYCASSLQTTRMAMHAIRAGEGDVFISAGVETVSRYARGSSDGLPPEAQALVGGGWENPRFTAARERSKARAQDGAEVWTDPRESGELPDIYLAMGQTAENLAQVYDVSRADMDEFGVRSQNLAEKAINDGFWAREITPVTTPDGTVVSTDDGPRPGVTLDGVAGLKPVFRPDGRITAGNCCPLNDGAAAVVVMSAQRARDLGITPLARIVSTGVTALSPEIMGLGPVEASKQALTRAGMTIDDVDLVEINEAFAAQVIPSYRQLDIPLEKLNVMGGAIAVGHPFGMTGARITGTLLNALEWHDRTIGLETMCVGGGQGMAMVIERLS; encoded by the coding sequence ATGTCGACTGAGTCGTCCCGCGACGCCGTCATCGTCGCCACCGCACGCTCCCCCATCGGCCGGGCCCACAAGGGGTCCCTGCGCGACGTCCGCCCGGACGACCTCGCCGCCACCATCGTCCGGGCCGCCCTCGACAAGATCCCCCAGCTCGACCCGACCGAGATCGACGACCTCTACCTCGGCTGCGGCCTGCCCGGCGGCGAGCAGGGCTTCAACATGGCCCGGGTGGTCGCCACCCTGATGGGCCTGGATGGCCTGCCCGGCGCCACGCTGACCCGCTACTGCGCCTCCTCCCTGCAGACCACCCGCATGGCCATGCACGCGATCCGGGCCGGCGAGGGTGACGTCTTCATCTCCGCCGGCGTCGAGACCGTCTCCCGGTACGCCCGGGGCAGCTCCGACGGCCTGCCGCCGGAGGCGCAGGCGCTGGTCGGCGGCGGCTGGGAGAACCCGCGTTTCACCGCGGCCCGTGAGCGGTCCAAGGCCCGCGCCCAGGACGGCGCGGAGGTGTGGACCGACCCGCGCGAGTCCGGCGAGCTGCCCGACATCTACCTGGCCATGGGGCAGACCGCGGAGAACCTGGCCCAGGTGTACGACGTGAGCCGCGCCGACATGGACGAGTTCGGCGTACGCAGCCAGAACCTGGCCGAGAAGGCGATCAACGACGGCTTCTGGGCCCGTGAGATCACCCCGGTCACCACGCCGGACGGCACCGTGGTCAGCACCGACGACGGGCCGCGCCCGGGGGTCACCCTCGACGGCGTCGCCGGCCTGAAGCCGGTGTTCCGGCCGGACGGGCGAATCACCGCCGGCAACTGCTGCCCGCTCAACGACGGGGCCGCGGCGGTGGTGGTCATGAGCGCCCAGCGCGCCCGCGACCTCGGCATCACGCCGCTGGCCCGGATCGTCTCCACCGGCGTCACCGCGCTCTCCCCGGAGATCATGGGCCTCGGCCCGGTGGAGGCGTCGAAGCAGGCGCTCACGCGGGCCGGCATGACCATCGACGACGTCGACCTCGTCGAGATCAACGAGGCGTTCGCCGCCCAGGTGATCCCGTCGTACCGGCAGCTGGACATCCCGCTGGAGAAGCTGAACGTGATGGGCGGCGCGATCGCCGTCGGCCACCCGTTCGGGATGACCGGCGCCCGGATCACCGGCACCCTGCTCAACGCGCTGGAGTGGCACGACCGGACGATCGGCCTGGAGACCATGTGCGTCGGCGGCGGCCAGGGCATGGCCATGGTGATCGAACGGCTCAGCTGA
- a CDS encoding SGNH/GDSL hydrolase family protein: MGVAGSVVPVGPRWQRARQIARLTAIGTGATAAAFVATAGVLLGQARQARRIIPMAEAPPPRCDGVYGAKFPGEPLTMVVLGDSSAAGYGVHRRRETPGALLATGLSRRTHRPVRLHRFAVVGAISAGLRHQVEAALDCRPDIAVILIGGNDVTNRTPPALAVRYLVEAVRTLRAAGCEVVVGTCPDLGAIQPIQPPLRWLARRWSRQLAAAQTVAVVEAGGWTVSLGDLLGPRFAAEPARMFAWDRFHPSAEGYAVAAAALLPTVLSALGAGQERRAALAPGQGVRSLPEAAQEAARHAGTEVSGAQVRGRDRGPAGRWAQLRRRAFFGVGAVPQPGPTTDSSTVEGLA, from the coding sequence ATGGGGGTGGCTGGTTCCGTCGTACCGGTTGGTCCGCGCTGGCAGCGCGCCCGGCAGATCGCCCGCCTGACGGCGATCGGCACGGGCGCCACCGCGGCAGCCTTCGTGGCGACCGCCGGGGTGCTGCTCGGCCAGGCGCGTCAGGCCCGCCGCATCATCCCGATGGCCGAGGCTCCCCCGCCCCGCTGCGACGGCGTCTACGGCGCGAAGTTCCCCGGCGAGCCGCTCACGATGGTCGTGCTCGGCGACTCGTCGGCCGCCGGCTACGGGGTGCACCGCCGGCGGGAGACGCCCGGCGCCCTGCTCGCCACCGGCCTGTCCCGCCGGACGCACCGGCCGGTGCGGCTGCACCGTTTCGCCGTGGTCGGAGCGATCTCCGCCGGGCTGCGGCACCAGGTCGAGGCGGCCCTCGACTGCCGGCCCGACATCGCGGTGATCCTCATCGGCGGCAACGACGTCACCAACCGCACCCCGCCGGCGCTGGCCGTGCGCTACCTGGTCGAGGCGGTCCGCACACTGCGCGCCGCCGGCTGCGAGGTGGTCGTCGGCACCTGCCCCGACCTGGGCGCGATCCAGCCCATCCAGCCACCGCTGCGCTGGCTGGCCCGGCGCTGGAGCCGGCAGCTCGCCGCCGCTCAGACGGTGGCCGTGGTCGAGGCGGGCGGCTGGACGGTCTCCCTCGGCGATCTGCTCGGCCCGCGGTTCGCGGCGGAGCCGGCCCGGATGTTCGCCTGGGACCGGTTCCACCCGTCCGCCGAGGGCTACGCGGTGGCCGCCGCCGCGCTGCTGCCCACCGTGCTCTCCGCGCTCGGCGCCGGCCAGGAGCGGCGGGCGGCGCTCGCGCCGGGTCAGGGCGTACGGTCGCTGCCGGAAGCGGCGCAGGAGGCGGCCCGCCACGCCGGCACGGAGGTCAGCGGCGCCCAGGTTCGCGGCCGCGACCGGGGCCCGGCCGGCCGGTGGGCGCAACTGCGGCGCCGGGCGTTCTTCGGCGTCGGTGCCGTCCCGCAGCCGGGCCCGACCACCGACTCATCCACTGTGGAGGGACTGGCATGA
- a CDS encoding YkvA family protein, which translates to MGKTLKRSAAFAALARALASGARGGPSLGARLAALPRMIRATTRGEYDGGLRLALMTAATAYIVSPIDLLPEIPLAIFGLADDAVMVTWLAGSVLAETERFLEWEARRDSVIPGRVVP; encoded by the coding sequence ATGGGGAAGACATTGAAGCGGAGCGCGGCCTTCGCGGCCCTGGCCCGGGCGCTGGCCAGCGGGGCTCGCGGCGGGCCGTCACTGGGCGCCCGGCTGGCGGCGCTCCCCCGGATGATCCGGGCGACCACCCGCGGCGAGTACGACGGCGGCCTCCGACTGGCCCTGATGACCGCGGCGACGGCGTACATAGTCTCGCCGATCGACCTGCTCCCGGAGATCCCACTGGCGATCTTCGGCCTGGCCGACGACGCGGTCATGGTCACCTGGCTGGCCGGCAGCGTGCTCGCCGAGACCGAGCGCTTCCTGGAGTGGGAGGCGCGTCGGGACTCGGTCATCCCCGGGCGTGTGGTGCCCTGA
- a CDS encoding MoxR family ATPase, producing the protein MNDVDRTMPAAEVGHLARAVLDAVGSVVVGKRDALELVLAGILAGGHVLLEDLPGLGKTLTARSFAQALGLDFRRLQFTPDLLPADVTGSFLYDQRSGDFAFRAGPVFTNLLLADEINRTPPKTQSALLEAMQEKQVSVEGVTYRLDEPFHVLATANPIEYEGTYPLPEAQLDRFLLRVSFGYPAHEEEWEVLRRRMARRREEAEIKAVVDAATLRAMQASLEDVVVEDSIGRYIVALTAATREHPSVLVGASPRGSLALLLLARVRAVFAGRDYVVPEDVKEVAVPALAHRITLRPEMWLRRVDPSFVVGEVLEGTPAPASGALPSYAAGGPGH; encoded by the coding sequence ATGAACGACGTGGACCGGACCATGCCCGCCGCCGAGGTCGGTCACCTGGCTCGGGCGGTGCTGGACGCGGTCGGCTCGGTCGTGGTCGGCAAGCGGGACGCCCTGGAGCTCGTCCTCGCCGGGATCCTGGCCGGCGGGCACGTGCTGCTGGAGGATCTGCCCGGCCTGGGCAAGACCCTCACCGCGCGGTCCTTCGCCCAGGCGCTCGGGCTGGACTTCCGCCGGCTCCAGTTCACCCCGGACCTGTTGCCCGCCGACGTCACCGGCTCGTTCCTGTACGACCAGCGCAGCGGCGACTTCGCGTTCCGCGCCGGCCCGGTCTTCACCAACCTGCTCCTCGCCGACGAGATCAACCGGACGCCGCCGAAGACCCAGTCGGCCCTGCTCGAGGCGATGCAGGAGAAGCAGGTCTCGGTGGAGGGCGTCACCTACCGGCTGGACGAGCCGTTCCACGTGCTGGCCACCGCCAACCCGATCGAGTACGAGGGCACCTACCCGCTGCCCGAGGCGCAGCTCGACCGCTTCCTGCTCCGGGTCTCGTTCGGCTACCCGGCGCACGAGGAGGAGTGGGAGGTGCTGCGCCGGCGGATGGCCCGTCGCCGCGAAGAGGCCGAGATCAAGGCGGTGGTGGACGCGGCCACCCTGCGCGCGATGCAGGCCTCGCTGGAGGACGTGGTGGTGGAGGATTCCATCGGCCGGTACATCGTGGCGCTCACCGCGGCCACCCGCGAGCACCCGTCGGTGCTGGTCGGCGCGTCGCCACGCGGCTCGCTGGCGCTGTTGCTGCTGGCTCGGGTCCGGGCCGTGTTCGCCGGTCGGGACTACGTGGTCCCGGAGGACGTCAAGGAGGTGGCGGTGCCGGCGCTGGCGCACCGGATCACGCTGCGCCCGGAGATGTGGCTGCGTCGGGTCGATCCGTCCTTCGTGGTCGGTGAGGTGCTGGAGGGCACTCCGGCACCGGCCAGCGGCGCGCTGCCGAGCTACGCGGCCGGCGGGCCCGGGCACTGA